A single region of the Burkholderiales bacterium genome encodes:
- a CDS encoding DegQ family serine endoprotease has protein sequence MKKLLWAFALMFSFAVSGFAKELPDFTDLAEKQGLAVVNVSTTQTVRSQGVPQLPFSEDDPFYEFFRRFAPPMPREFESRSLGSGFIINTDGYVLTNAHVVDGADEITVKLTDKREFKAKVIGSDKRTDVALIKIDAAGLPKVTLGDPNKLKVGEWVVAIGSPFGFENSVTAGIVSAKGRSLPQENFVPFIQTDVAINPGNSGGPLFNLKGEVVGINSQIYSRTGGFMGLSFAIPIDVAMEVADQLRTTGKVSRGRIGVVIQEVTKELAESFGLSKPMGALINSVEKGGPADKAGLEPSDVILKFDGKMVNNSADLPRIVGATKPGSKVTLQVWRKGAAKDIGLMVGEIPSDDKTAQRSGKYGKEPDTRYGMLLDNLTPDQRSELGIKSGVLVEDVQGAATRAGIRRGDIILAVNNQDVKSVEHFNQLLSKYEKGRSVALLIRRGDNALYIPLRINGN, from the coding sequence ATGAAAAAACTGCTTTGGGCATTTGCCTTAATGTTTTCGTTTGCCGTTTCGGGTTTTGCCAAAGAACTGCCGGATTTTACCGATCTGGCGGAAAAGCAGGGGCTGGCGGTGGTGAACGTCAGCACCACGCAGACCGTGCGCAGCCAGGGTGTCCCGCAACTTCCATTTTCCGAGGATGACCCTTTTTATGAATTCTTCCGCCGCTTTGCGCCACCCATGCCGCGCGAATTCGAGTCCAGGTCACTGGGCTCGGGGTTCATCATCAACACGGACGGGTACGTTCTCACCAATGCCCATGTGGTGGACGGCGCCGACGAGATTACCGTCAAGCTCACCGACAAGCGCGAGTTCAAAGCCAAGGTCATCGGCAGCGACAAACGCACCGACGTGGCGCTCATCAAGATCGACGCCGCCGGCTTGCCCAAGGTGACGTTGGGCGATCCCAACAAACTGAAAGTAGGCGAATGGGTGGTCGCCATCGGTTCGCCGTTCGGCTTTGAAAACAGCGTGACCGCCGGCATCGTCAGCGCCAAAGGACGTTCGCTGCCGCAGGAAAATTTCGTACCTTTCATTCAAACCGATGTGGCGATCAATCCGGGCAATTCGGGCGGGCCACTGTTCAACCTTAAAGGCGAAGTGGTCGGGATCAATTCGCAAATTTACAGCCGCACCGGAGGATTCATGGGACTTTCGTTCGCGATCCCGATTGACGTGGCGATGGAAGTCGCGGATCAGCTGCGCACCACCGGCAAAGTCAGCCGCGGCCGCATCGGCGTGGTCATCCAAGAAGTGACCAAGGAGCTTGCCGAGTCGTTCGGTCTTTCGAAACCGATGGGGGCGTTGATTAATTCGGTGGAAAAAGGCGGCCCTGCCGACAAGGCCGGTCTTGAGCCGAGCGACGTTATCCTTAAGTTCGATGGCAAGATGGTGAATAACTCTGCGGATTTGCCGCGCATCGTCGGCGCCACCAAACCAGGTTCGAAAGTCACCCTGCAAGTCTGGCGCAAAGGTGCGGCTAAGGACATCGGCCTTATGGTCGGCGAAATCCCCTCCGACGACAAAACGGCGCAGCGCTCGGGCAAGTATGGCAAAGAGCCGGATACCCGTTATGGCATGCTGTTGGACAACCTGACTCCCGACCAGAGGAGCGAGCTTGGCATCAAAAGCGGCGTGCTGGTGGAAGACGTGCAGGGTGCGGCTACGCGCGCCGGCATCCGCCGCGGCGACATTATCCTTGCTGTAAACAACCAGGATGTGAAGTCGGTCGAGCACTTCAATCAGTTGTTGAGCAAATATGAGAAAGGGCGCAGCGTGGCCCTTTTGATCCGGCGGGGTGACAACGCGCTTTACATCCCGCTGCGCATCAATGGCAACTGA
- a CDS encoding protein YgfX, translating into MLDIRLKPSRYLILWLGAVHAIAVGLFLVLSLPVWPKLVATLVFCTSLVFYLKRHAWLTAPSSVIALEIKEDRTCVIETRSGKRLDCILLPTSYVSALLTVLNFKANGERLARHVVLVPDAINSEDFRKLRILLRWK; encoded by the coding sequence ATGCTCGACATCCGGCTTAAACCTTCCAGGTATCTGATTTTATGGCTTGGCGCAGTTCATGCCATTGCCGTGGGGTTGTTCCTCGTTCTGTCGCTGCCGGTATGGCCGAAGCTGGTTGCCACGCTGGTTTTTTGTACAAGTCTGGTGTTTTATCTCAAGCGCCATGCATGGCTTACCGCACCAAGTTCAGTCATCGCGCTGGAAATAAAAGAAGATCGCACTTGCGTGATAGAAACACGCAGTGGCAAGCGGTTAGACTGTATCCTGCTTCCTACAAGCTATGTATCCGCCCTGCTTACGGTATTGAATTTCAAAGCCAATGGCGAGCGCCTGGCGAGGCATGTGGTGCTTGTTCCGGACGCGATAAACTCCGAAGATTTTCGCAAACTCCGCATTTTGCTGCGCTGGAAATAA
- the era gene encoding GTPase Era, producing the protein MPGSIHTRYRSGLIAVVGRPNVGKSTLLNRLIGQKISITSRKPQTTRHRITGILTREDAQYIFVDTPGFQTRHGGALNRILNRSVVQSLDAADAVLFVIEAMRYNNRDREVLELLPERPVVLVMNKIDRLESKTELLPLIQKISKEFSFAGIVPVSAQKGTQLAELLETVRGLLPENPALYPEDAITDRNERFLAAEELREKIFQLSGEEVPYAVSVTVDEFKMERGLRRIQASIIVDKPGQKAILIGAKGEKLKTIATRARKDMEKLFGGKVFLQVWVKVKSGWADDAQALKKLGYE; encoded by the coding sequence ATGCCGGGCTCAATCCATACCCGCTATCGCTCCGGGCTGATTGCCGTTGTCGGACGCCCCAACGTCGGCAAATCCACTTTACTTAACCGGCTCATCGGGCAAAAAATCAGCATCACTTCGCGCAAACCCCAAACCACGCGGCATCGCATCACCGGCATCCTCACTCGCGAGGATGCGCAATATATCTTTGTCGACACACCCGGCTTCCAGACCCGGCACGGCGGCGCGCTCAACCGGATTCTGAACCGCAGCGTCGTACAAAGCCTGGATGCGGCGGATGCGGTGTTGTTTGTGATCGAGGCCATGAGGTACAACAACCGCGACCGGGAAGTGCTGGAGCTCCTGCCCGAACGCCCGGTGGTGCTGGTCATGAACAAAATCGACCGCCTTGAAAGCAAAACCGAACTGCTGCCGCTTATCCAAAAAATTTCGAAAGAATTTAGCTTTGCCGGCATCGTTCCCGTCAGCGCGCAGAAAGGTACGCAACTTGCAGAACTTCTTGAAACCGTTCGCGGTTTGCTGCCGGAGAACCCGGCGCTTTATCCGGAAGACGCCATCACCGACCGCAACGAGCGCTTCCTGGCGGCGGAAGAGCTGCGCGAGAAAATTTTCCAGCTGTCCGGAGAAGAGGTGCCTTACGCCGTCAGCGTAACCGTGGATGAATTCAAGATGGAGCGCGGATTGCGCCGCATTCAGGCTTCGATCATCGTCGACAAACCGGGGCAAAAGGCCATCCTGATCGGTGCTAAAGGGGAAAAACTCAAGACCATCGCCACGCGGGCGCGCAAAGACATGGAAAAGCTTTTTGGCGGCAAGGTATTTTTACAGGTATGGGTCAAAGTGAAAAGCGGCTGGGCCGATGATGCGCAAGCGCTGAAAAAACTGGGCTATGAATAG
- the lepA gene encoding translation elongation factor 4 yields MNLIRNFSIIAHIDHGKSTLADRFIQICGGLSEREMEEQVLDSMDLERERGITIKAQTAALNYKARDGQNYLLNLIDTPGHVDFSYEVSRSLAACEGALLVVDVSQGVEAQTVANCYTALEQGVEVVPVLNKMDLPSADPERVIAEIEDIIGIPAKGALRVSAKTGLGVEEILESVIQRIPPPKGKLDSPLKALIIDSWFDNYVGVVMLVRVVDGALKPKDKVLLMSNQATYLCEEVGVFTPKPKTKDSLSAGEVGFVIAGIKELRAAKVGDTLTLAVNPAPAALPGFKEIKPQVFAGLYPVDSNQYDALRDALEKLKLNDASLHYEPETSQALGFGFRCGFLGLLHLEIVQERLEREYGMNLITTAPTVVYQVLLRNGEVLEIENPSKMPDPSKIEEVREPIITATILVPQDYVGPVITLCIEKRGVQKNMQYMGRQVLLTYELPLNEVVMDFFDRLKSVSRGYASLDYEFKAYRAADLVKLDVLINGDKVDALSLIIHRANSQYRGRELAIKMRELIPRQMFDVAVQAAIGSHIIARETIKAMRKNVLAKCYGGDITRKKKLLEKQKAGKKRMKKVGNVEIPQEAFLAILRVESK; encoded by the coding sequence ATGAATCTTATCCGCAATTTTTCCATCATCGCGCACATCGACCACGGGAAATCCACGCTGGCGGACCGCTTCATTCAAATCTGCGGTGGTTTGAGCGAGCGTGAAATGGAAGAACAGGTGCTGGATTCGATGGACCTCGAGCGCGAACGCGGCATCACCATCAAGGCGCAAACTGCCGCCCTCAATTACAAGGCGCGCGACGGTCAGAACTATCTTCTCAATCTGATCGACACCCCGGGCCATGTGGATTTTTCCTATGAGGTGTCGCGTTCGCTCGCCGCTTGCGAAGGCGCGCTGCTGGTGGTGGACGTCTCACAGGGCGTGGAGGCGCAAACCGTGGCCAACTGCTATACGGCATTGGAGCAGGGCGTGGAGGTGGTTCCGGTGTTAAACAAGATGGATTTGCCTTCCGCCGACCCCGAACGCGTCATCGCCGAAATCGAGGACATCATCGGCATTCCCGCCAAGGGAGCGCTGCGCGTCAGCGCCAAAACCGGACTGGGAGTGGAAGAAATTCTCGAATCGGTTATCCAGCGCATCCCGCCGCCCAAAGGTAAATTGGACTCCCCACTCAAGGCGCTGATTATCGATTCCTGGTTTGACAATTATGTCGGAGTGGTCATGCTGGTGCGGGTGGTGGACGGCGCTCTAAAGCCAAAGGACAAGGTTCTTTTAATGTCAAACCAGGCGACTTATCTTTGCGAGGAGGTCGGAGTGTTCACGCCGAAACCGAAAACCAAGGATTCGCTATCGGCGGGCGAGGTCGGGTTTGTGATTGCAGGCATCAAGGAACTTAGGGCCGCCAAGGTGGGTGACACCCTCACACTGGCCGTCAACCCGGCTCCGGCCGCGCTGCCCGGCTTCAAGGAAATCAAACCTCAGGTGTTCGCCGGCCTGTACCCGGTGGATTCCAACCAGTACGACGCGCTGCGCGACGCGCTGGAAAAACTCAAGCTCAACGACGCCTCGCTGCACTACGAACCGGAAACGTCTCAGGCCCTGGGTTTCGGCTTCCGTTGCGGGTTTCTCGGCTTGCTGCACCTGGAAATCGTACAGGAGCGGTTGGAGCGCGAATACGGCATGAACCTGATTACCACCGCACCCACCGTGGTGTATCAGGTATTGCTGCGCAACGGTGAGGTGCTGGAAATTGAAAACCCGTCCAAAATGCCCGACCCGTCTAAAATCGAGGAAGTCCGCGAGCCCATCATCACGGCCACCATCCTGGTCCCGCAGGATTACGTGGGGCCGGTGATTACCTTGTGCATCGAGAAGCGCGGCGTGCAGAAAAACATGCAATACATGGGACGGCAGGTGCTGCTCACCTACGAGCTGCCACTGAATGAAGTGGTGATGGATTTTTTCGACAGACTGAAATCGGTGAGCCGCGGTTATGCGTCGCTCGATTACGAATTCAAGGCATATCGCGCCGCCGATTTGGTCAAACTCGATGTTCTGATCAACGGAGACAAGGTAGATGCGCTCTCGCTGATCATTCACCGCGCCAACAGCCAGTACCGCGGGCGCGAACTAGCGATAAAAATGCGTGAGCTCATTCCGCGGCAAATGTTCGACGTCGCGGTGCAAGCCGCCATCGGCTCGCACATAATCGCGCGGGAAACCATCAAGGCGATGCGTAAGAACGTGCTGGCGAAATGCTACGGCGGTGACATCACGCGCAAAAAGAAACTGCTGGAAAAACAAAAAGCCGGCAAAAAGCGCATGAAGAAGGTCGGTAACGTGGAAATCCCGCAGGAGGCCTTTCTCGCAATTTTGCGGGTAGAAAGTAAATAA
- a CDS encoding glutaredoxin family protein yields MATEYQLKLTVLSREYCHLCENMIAALRELQAQRGYFNLEIVDVDRDAALEERYGERVPVLLLDGVEVCHYRFDPEALNARLMAATRQA; encoded by the coding sequence ATGGCAACTGAATACCAGCTCAAGCTGACGGTACTCTCCAGAGAATACTGCCACCTATGCGAAAACATGATCGCCGCGCTACGCGAGCTGCAGGCCCAACGCGGCTATTTCAATCTTGAAATCGTTGATGTTGACCGTGATGCCGCGCTCGAGGAGCGTTACGGCGAGCGGGTTCCGGTGCTGCTTCTGGACGGTGTAGAAGTCTGCCATTACCGCTTCGACCCGGAGGCGCTGAATGCGCGTTTAATGGCGGCCACACGGCAAGCCTAA
- the rpoE gene encoding RNA polymerase sigma factor RpoE: MGDREVDQQLVERAQHGDKHAFELLVVKYQRKLARLLSRFIRDAAEVEDVTQEAFIKAYRALPAFRGDSAFYTWLYRIGINTAKNYLVAMRRRAPTTTGFDSEEAETFEDGDQLRDINTPENELMSKEIGKTVNQTLLELPEELRTAITLREIEGLSYEDIATIMNCPIGTVRSRIFRAREAIAEKLRPMLGTSKDKRW, from the coding sequence ATGGGTGATCGTGAAGTCGACCAGCAGCTGGTCGAACGCGCACAGCACGGGGACAAGCATGCCTTTGAGTTGCTGGTGGTCAAATACCAGCGAAAACTGGCGCGGTTGTTGTCCCGCTTCATACGCGACGCCGCTGAAGTCGAGGACGTCACGCAGGAGGCGTTTATCAAAGCCTACCGCGCTTTGCCGGCGTTCCGGGGCGACAGCGCTTTTTACACCTGGCTGTACCGGATTGGGATTAACACCGCCAAGAACTACCTGGTAGCGATGAGACGGCGGGCGCCGACCACCACCGGGTTCGACAGCGAGGAGGCCGAAACCTTCGAGGACGGCGATCAGCTCAGGGACATTAACACCCCTGAGAACGAGCTGATGAGCAAGGAAATCGGCAAGACAGTGAACCAGACGCTCCTGGAGTTGCCTGAGGAACTGAGGACGGCGATCACGTTGCGGGAAATTGAAGGTTTGAGCTACGAGGACATAGCAACAATCATGAATTGCCCCATCGGCACGGTGCGCTCCCGGATTTTCCGGGCGCGCGAAGCCATAGCGGAAAAACTGCGGCCGATGCTGGGCACCAGCAAGGACAAGAGGTGGTGA
- a CDS encoding DUF4845 domain-containing protein, protein MKRQRGLSMTGFLFLAVASVFVALLAFKVLPAYLEYFSIQRALSGMARDLDMQTTTPKEIRSSFDKRAAIDNITVITGQDLEIDKEGNQAVVLANYAQKIPLFANISVYIEFQASTGKRK, encoded by the coding sequence ATGAAACGACAACGTGGCCTTTCCATGACGGGTTTTTTGTTCCTGGCGGTCGCTTCGGTGTTTGTAGCACTGCTTGCTTTCAAAGTGCTGCCCGCTTACCTGGAATATTTTTCGATACAGAGAGCTCTCAGCGGCATGGCCCGTGACCTGGATATGCAAACTACAACACCCAAGGAGATCCGGAGCTCGTTCGACAAACGTGCAGCGATTGACAACATTACCGTCATTACCGGTCAAGACCTAGAAATCGACAAGGAAGGCAATCAAGCCGTGGTGCTCGCCAATTATGCGCAAAAGATCCCCCTGTTCGCCAATATCAGCGTGTACATCGAGTTTCAAGCCTCTACAGGCAAACGCAAGTAG
- a CDS encoding sigma-E factor negative regulatory protein codes for MKQDISGLMDGELDPDTAMAVIARLKHEENLKNAWADYHLIGDTLRQNATLLPALSERLSEKLGHEPAILAPRRTLAQKVKFAALSVAASLAAVAMVGWVVLQNYTDKPKENLAATQPTSAQAMLASLPRYPFNSNVNEYLLAHQEFSPSTTMQGVVSYARTVSGEGREASR; via the coding sequence ATGAAACAAGATATTTCGGGATTGATGGATGGCGAGCTGGACCCAGATACCGCCATGGCGGTGATTGCCAGGCTCAAGCATGAGGAAAACCTCAAAAACGCTTGGGCCGATTATCACCTTATCGGCGACACGCTGCGCCAGAACGCCACCCTGCTTCCCGCCCTCAGTGAGCGCCTGAGCGAAAAACTGGGGCATGAGCCCGCCATCCTGGCGCCGCGCCGGACGCTGGCGCAGAAAGTCAAATTCGCCGCCCTGTCTGTCGCCGCTTCGCTCGCCGCAGTAGCCATGGTCGGATGGGTGGTGCTTCAGAACTATACGGACAAGCCCAAGGAAAACCTCGCCGCCACGCAACCCACCAGCGCCCAAGCCATGCTCGCCAGCCTGCCGCGATATCCCTTCAACAGCAATGTCAACGAATATCTCCTTGCCCATCAGGAATTTTCACCCAGCACCACCATGCAAGGCGTGGTTTCTTACGCCAGGACGGTATCCGGCGAAGGCAGGGAAGCGAGCCGATGA
- a CDS encoding MucB/RseB C-terminal domain-containing protein: MRAVLFALLLWPAALLADTAPDEALAWLQKIASAARELNYSGTFVYQYGNHVETSRIVHAVDGSGEQEKLEILDGLPREIIRSNDEVRCYLPESKTVMVEKRTRRTKSFPALLPEQLNNLSESYLIKMGGHERIAGFDCQALILEPRDGLRYGHKFWAEINSGLLLKASMLDENNEVVEQFAFTQLSIGGPIDKEMLKPRFSANTPEWRYDHAAQAEPFSTSTGWAIRHPLAGFKKIMETRRVISGKPAPISHIVYSDGLAAVSVFIEPLGSKTKPMNGLQKRGALNVYTKPVADFQITVLGETPPITVMEIGNSVYYSGK; this comes from the coding sequence ATGAGAGCGGTATTGTTTGCCTTGCTGCTCTGGCCCGCGGCGCTGCTTGCGGACACGGCGCCTGACGAGGCGCTCGCCTGGCTGCAAAAAATCGCTTCCGCCGCACGAGAACTCAATTACAGCGGCACCTTCGTTTACCAATACGGCAACCACGTTGAAACCTCGCGTATCGTACACGCCGTGGACGGCTCCGGGGAGCAGGAAAAACTGGAGATCCTCGATGGCCTGCCGCGTGAAATCATCCGCAGCAACGATGAAGTGCGTTGTTATTTGCCGGAGAGCAAAACGGTGATGGTGGAAAAACGCACCCGCCGAACAAAATCCTTCCCGGCGCTGCTCCCCGAGCAGCTCAACAACCTGAGCGAAAGTTACCTTATCAAAATGGGCGGGCATGAGCGGATTGCCGGATTTGACTGCCAGGCGCTAATACTGGAACCCAGGGACGGCCTGCGCTACGGCCACAAGTTTTGGGCCGAAATAAATTCCGGGCTGCTGCTCAAAGCCAGCATGCTGGATGAAAATAACGAAGTCGTCGAGCAATTTGCCTTTACCCAGCTTTCCATTGGCGGGCCGATCGACAAGGAAATGCTCAAACCCCGATTTTCGGCCAACACCCCGGAATGGCGTTACGACCACGCGGCGCAGGCCGAGCCGTTCTCCACGTCAACCGGCTGGGCCATCAGGCACCCGCTGGCCGGCTTCAAGAAAATCATGGAAACCCGGCGTGTAATCAGCGGCAAGCCGGCGCCGATTTCGCATATCGTCTATTCTGATGGCCTGGCTGCGGTGTCGGTATTTATCGAACCGCTGGGCTCCAAGACCAAACCCATGAACGGCCTGCAAAAGCGCGGCGCGCTTAATGTCTACACCAAACCGGTTGCCGACTTCCAGATTACGGTGCTGGGAGAGACGCCACCGATTACCGTGATGGAGATCGGCAACTCCGTTTACTACTCCGGGAAATAA
- the lepB gene encoding signal peptidase I, which yields MNFALVMFILLVGTGGIALLDRLWLKNRRRPDRAEPWWVEYPKSFFPVILVVFLLRSFLVEPFKIPSGSMIPTLLVGDFILVNKFAYGIRLPILNAKIIDIDEPRRGEVMVFHYPGNPSLDYIKRVVGLPGDQVVYRNKRLWISGEEIKITPSGEYNYVESGLNFITTKRFTENLGGHRHTILVQKEAPAVQTGGVRPFPFRENCVYNEEGFACTVPAGHYFMLGDNRDSSSDSRYWGFVPQGNIVGKAFMIWWNFDNLKRIGQSIE from the coding sequence ATGAATTTCGCCCTGGTCATGTTCATATTACTGGTAGGCACCGGCGGCATTGCACTGCTCGATCGCCTCTGGCTGAAAAATCGGCGCCGGCCCGATCGCGCCGAACCCTGGTGGGTGGAATACCCCAAGAGTTTTTTTCCGGTAATTCTGGTGGTTTTTTTACTGCGTTCCTTTCTGGTTGAACCGTTCAAGATACCTTCCGGCTCGATGATCCCGACCCTGCTGGTGGGGGATTTCATTCTGGTCAACAAATTCGCCTATGGCATCCGGCTGCCCATCCTCAACGCCAAGATCATTGACATCGACGAACCCAGGCGTGGTGAAGTCATGGTGTTCCACTACCCGGGAAACCCGTCACTGGATTACATCAAGCGGGTGGTGGGCCTGCCCGGCGACCAGGTGGTCTACCGCAATAAGCGTTTATGGATCAGCGGAGAGGAGATCAAGATTACGCCTTCCGGCGAGTATAATTATGTCGAGTCCGGGCTGAACTTCATTACCACGAAACGTTTTACCGAGAACCTGGGCGGGCATAGGCATACCATACTCGTCCAGAAAGAGGCGCCGGCGGTGCAGACGGGAGGCGTGCGGCCATTCCCGTTTCGCGAAAATTGCGTCTACAATGAAGAAGGCTTTGCCTGCACGGTTCCGGCAGGCCATTATTTCATGCTCGGCGACAACCGAGACAGCAGCAGCGACAGCCGTTATTGGGGTTTTGTGCCGCAGGGAAACATCGTCGGCAAGGCATTTATGATATGGTGGAATTTTGATAACTTGAAGCGCATCGGCCAATCCATCGAATAG
- the nadB gene encoding L-aspartate oxidase — translation MRRFDVLIIGSGLAGLTVALNLADRKKVGLVTKKALIDGASSWAQGGIAAVLGDDDSIAAHIQDTLVAGAGLCDEAATRYVVEHGRESIQWLINQGVPFTRDEESEMGYHLTREGGHSHRRVIHAADATGRAVQTTLEAKINAHPDITVLEHHIAVDLITGRKLGLPDNRCYGIYVLDGVADHVETIAADHTVLATGGAGKVYLYTTNPDTAAGDGIAMGWRAGCRVANMEFIQFHPTCLYHPHAKSFLISEAVRGEGGLLRLPDGTRFMPEHDQRAELAPRDIVARAIDFEMKKRGLDCVYLDISHKPSDFIRQHFPTIHARCLALGIDITRQPIPVVPAAHYTCGGIVTDLQAHTDIQGLYAVGETGHTGLHGANRLASNSLLECLVFGRAAAQDILRQPAGRRIALPAWDESRVTDADEEIVISHNWDELRRFMWDYVGIVRTSKRLERAQHRIRLLHEEINEYYANFRVSNDLLELRNLVMTADLIVRSAQLRKESRGLHFSRDYPQALPEARNTVLQLRAEAAALPAM, via the coding sequence TTGCGGCGTTTTGACGTACTGATCATCGGCAGCGGGCTGGCCGGTCTGACGGTGGCGCTCAACCTGGCCGACCGTAAAAAGGTCGGGCTGGTTACCAAAAAAGCGCTGATCGACGGCGCCAGCAGCTGGGCACAAGGCGGCATTGCCGCGGTATTGGGCGATGATGATTCGATTGCCGCGCATATCCAGGACACCCTCGTCGCCGGCGCCGGGCTTTGCGATGAGGCCGCCACGCGCTACGTGGTCGAACATGGCCGCGAAAGCATACAGTGGTTGATTAACCAGGGCGTTCCCTTCACCCGCGACGAAGAAAGTGAAATGGGTTATCACCTCACCCGTGAAGGCGGCCACAGCCATCGCCGGGTGATCCACGCTGCGGATGCAACCGGGCGCGCGGTACAAACCACGCTGGAAGCCAAAATCAATGCGCACCCCGATATCACCGTGCTGGAACATCATATCGCGGTGGATTTGATTACCGGCAGGAAGCTTGGGTTACCCGATAACCGCTGTTACGGCATATACGTGCTGGACGGCGTGGCCGACCACGTTGAAACCATTGCTGCAGACCACACCGTACTGGCTACCGGCGGCGCGGGCAAGGTTTATCTTTACACCACCAATCCCGACACCGCCGCCGGCGACGGCATCGCCATGGGCTGGCGCGCCGGCTGCCGGGTGGCGAACATGGAATTCATCCAGTTCCATCCCACCTGTCTTTACCACCCTCATGCCAAATCGTTCCTGATTTCCGAGGCGGTGCGCGGCGAAGGCGGACTCCTGCGTTTGCCTGACGGGACGCGCTTCATGCCGGAGCATGACCAGCGCGCGGAACTCGCGCCGCGCGACATCGTGGCGCGCGCCATCGACTTCGAAATGAAAAAGCGTGGCCTGGATTGCGTCTATCTGGATATTTCCCACAAGCCATCGGATTTTATTCGCCAGCACTTTCCCACCATCCACGCCCGCTGTCTGGCGCTCGGCATCGATATCACCCGGCAACCGATCCCGGTGGTACCGGCGGCGCACTATACCTGCGGCGGGATTGTCACCGATTTGCAAGCGCATACCGATATTCAAGGGCTTTACGCGGTGGGCGAAACCGGGCATACCGGCTTGCATGGCGCGAACCGGCTCGCCAGCAATTCCCTTCTCGAGTGCCTGGTGTTCGGTCGCGCGGCGGCGCAGGACATTCTGCGGCAGCCAGCGGGCAGACGCATTGCGCTTCCGGCGTGGGACGAGAGCCGGGTGACAGATGCAGATGAGGAAATCGTGATTTCGCACAACTGGGATGAACTGCGCCGCTTCATGTGGGATTATGTCGGCATTGTGCGCACCAGCAAGCGCCTGGAGCGCGCGCAGCACCGCATCCGGTTGTTGCATGAGGAAATCAACGAGTACTACGCTAATTTCCGAGTGAGCAACGATCTTCTGGAATTGCGCAATCTGGTCATGACCGCGGATTTGATTGTCAGAAGCGCCCAGCTGCGCAAGGAGAGCCGCGGGCTGCATTTCAGCCGCGATTACCCTCAAGCCCTTCCCGAAGCGCGCAATACCGTTTTGCAGCTGAGAGCGGAAGCCGCCGCGTTGCCGGCTATGTAA